CGCCGGTCCAGAGCGCGGCCCCGACCACGGAGCTGACCACGAAGAGGCGGCCGGGCATGTCGGCCATGCCCGCGACGAAGGGCGCGAAGGTGCGCACGAAGGGGAAGAAGCGGGCGATGGCGATGCCCGCAACGCCGAAGCGCTCGCAGAAGGAGCGGGCCTCGCGCAGGTGCCGCTCGCGCACGATGAGGACCTTGCCGCGCCGCTTGACGGCGCGGGCGAAGCGTTTGCCCATGCGGTAGTTGAAGGCGTAGCCGAGCACTCCCGAGACGGTCAGGAGGCCGAACATGAAGGGAAAGTGGTAGGGGCCGTCCACCACCGTGAGCGCCCCCACGGCGAAGAGCAGGGAGTCGCCCGGCAGGAAGGCCAGGGGCAGGACGCCGCTCTCGCAGAAGATGACCGCCGCCAGAATCAGATAGGCCCAGGGCCCCAGGGCTTCGAGATTCCCCAGGCAGGACCGCTCCAGGGCGGTCAGAAATCCGGGTGTGACCATGTACGTGCCTCCGCGCCCGGGGCCTGGGCAGGCCGGGCAGGGCACTGTATAGACCGAGGGGCCGGGGCGCAAGTCCGTTGCGCCCGCTGTTTCCTTCCCCGCCGCAAACGGCCCGCCCGGAAAGGGTTTTTCTTCCTTTTGAGGGTGAATACGTATTCACATTTGGATTTCGGTCAATTATGTACTTCCCGAATACACATCCGGGGAAGAAGATGGGGGTCATCAATATCGAGGATGTCCGGCCGGGCATGGTGCTGGACCGCGACCTGCGCCCCCCCCAGGGCCGCGTGCTGCTCAAGGGCGGCCAGGCCGTGGGAGAGGAGCATCTCCGCATTTGCCGCATCTGGGGGGTCGCGGAGGCGGACGTGCGCGGCGTCTCGGCCGCCCAAGCCAAACAGAGCGCCCTGGAAAGCCTCGATCCCGACGTCCTGAATATCCTGCGCCTGCTGGCCGAGTGGCGGTTCAAGGCCACTGACAGGCGCCACCCGGCCGTTCGCGGCCTGGTCCGGGTATTCCTCGAGCGCAACGCCCGGGGGCTTTCCCGCGCCTGCGCGCGTGAGGCGGCCGTGCGCCTGCGCGGCCCCAAGCCCACGCCCGGCGAGATGCCGCCTCCACAGCCGCCCCTGGACTGCGAGGAGATGCTCGGCCGCGAACAGGAGCTGGCCTCGCTCCCGGCCGTCTTCAACGAGATCGTGGAGGCGGTGAAGAGCCCCAGGAGCTCGGCCTCCCACGTGGCCGAGGTCATCGGCCGGGACCAGAGCCTTTCCGCGCGCCTGCTGCGCATCGTCAACAGCCCCTTCTACGGCTTCTCCGGCCGGGTGGACACCCTGCAGCGCGCCGTGGCCATCGTGGGCACCATCCAGATCACCAACCTGGCCCTGGGCATCGCCGTGACCACTGTCTTCTCCGGCATTCCCCCGGAGTTCCTGGACATGCGCGCCTTCTGGGAGCACTCCGTATCCGTGGGAGTGCTGGCGCGCCTGCTGGCGACCCACGTCGGCACCGGCGGCGAGGAGCGGATGTTCGTGGCCGGGCTGCTGCACGACGTGGGCAGGCTGGCCGTGTTCCGCAACTTTCCGGAGCACGCGCGGCGCATGGTCCTGCTGGGCGCGGCGGAATGCGAGCCCATGGACGCCCTGGAGCGGCGCGAATGGGGCGTCTCGCACGCCCGGGTGGGCAGCCTGCTCATGGCCCAGTGGCAGTTGCCCGAAAACCTGCAGCGGGTCGTGGACTGCCACCACGCGCCCGGGCGCGCCGAAGCCCCGGCCGAAGCGGCGCTCGTGCACGTGGCCGACCTGGTGGCCCACGCCCTGGCGCTCGGCCACAGCGGCACGCGTCGCGTGCCGCCCCTGGACCCGGCGGCGTGGAAACGGCTGGGCATCCAGCCGAGCCTTCTGCCGTCCCTGGCCGCGCAGGCCGAAAGCCAGATGCGCGACATCCTGAAGATCCTCCTCGACGACGATGCATAAGACGCCCGACGGACACGCCATGCCCCTGGCCGAGCTCGAGCGCCGCCTGCGCCATCTGGAGGAGCAGCGCCGCGCCACCCTGGACGCCCTGGAGCTGGCCGCGAGCTCGGGCGATTTCGAGGCGGCGCCGGGCCGCTTCGAGAGTCCCGACGACGTGCTGCGCGACACGGTCGCGCGCGTCCGCCGCCTGATCCCTTTCGACACCCTGGGCTTTTGGCTCGTGGACGAGGACAGCGCGAACATGGTGCTTCGCCTGTCCCTGCCCGGGGAGGCCGGGGCCGAACTCACGGCCGAGTTCGAGCGGCTGGCCGCGGAGAGCATCACCGGCCTGGCCCTGCGCGGGCTGCGCGGCGTGCACGTGGCCGGCCGCGGGGAGGGCAGTCGCCTCGTGGTCCACGCCCTGGCAACGGCCGCACGCGTGCGCGGGCTGATGATCGGCTCCATAGGCGCCGCCTCCTTCGCCGAGCTTCCGGACACCTGCCTGCCCATGCTGACCATCCTCCTGCAGAGCGCGGCCTCCTCGCTCGAGGGACTCGAGCTCTACAGCCTGCTGCGCCGCAAGAACACCGCCCTGCGCGAGAGCCTGGCCCGCCTTGCCGCGCAGGAGGAAGCCCTCAGGCGCGAGGTCGATGCGCGCAAGGAGGCGCAGCGCCGCCTGGAACTCATGGGGCAGGCCTTCGCCCACGCCATCGAGGCGGTCCTCGTCTGCGACGCCCGAGGCCGCGTGCTCGAAGCCAACCCGG
The Desulfovibrio sp. X2 DNA segment above includes these coding regions:
- a CDS encoding VTT domain-containing protein, with product MVTPGFLTALERSCLGNLEALGPWAYLILAAVIFCESGVLPLAFLPGDSLLFAVGALTVVDGPYHFPFMFGLLTVSGVLGYAFNYRMGKRFARAVKRRGKVLIVRERHLREARSFCERFGVAGIAIARFFPFVRTFAPFVAGMADMPGRLFVVSSVVGAALWTGAFLLAGRLFGNIPLIRDHLATIVMVVVTFSLVPPAVRALWRRFGPGRARRARAEAEAEAADGNCGIGGGTGGGIGGGIGEDTGE
- a CDS encoding HDOD domain-containing protein, with the translated sequence MGVINIEDVRPGMVLDRDLRPPQGRVLLKGGQAVGEEHLRICRIWGVAEADVRGVSAAQAKQSALESLDPDVLNILRLLAEWRFKATDRRHPAVRGLVRVFLERNARGLSRACAREAAVRLRGPKPTPGEMPPPQPPLDCEEMLGREQELASLPAVFNEIVEAVKSPRSSASHVAEVIGRDQSLSARLLRIVNSPFYGFSGRVDTLQRAVAIVGTIQITNLALGIAVTTVFSGIPPEFLDMRAFWEHSVSVGVLARLLATHVGTGGEERMFVAGLLHDVGRLAVFRNFPEHARRMVLLGAAECEPMDALERREWGVSHARVGSLLMAQWQLPENLQRVVDCHHAPGRAEAPAEAALVHVADLVAHALALGHSGTRRVPPLDPAAWKRLGIQPSLLPSLAAQAESQMRDILKILLDDDA